A single region of the Pelorhabdus rhamnosifermentans genome encodes:
- a CDS encoding LysR family transcriptional regulator yields MDDKDWIILKTIFEEKNITKAAERLYMSQPAITYRLKNLEKEFGANLVMRNPNGILVTPQGEYLLSYMKEMLIKLQKTKENIKNMENKVQGTLHLGCSSIYAHYELPRLLKGFLTRYPEVEISLKTGLSHKINRLIQKEEISLAIIRGDYVGHEEKHLLREEPICLVSKHPISFYNLPKQPRINYETDSTLQILIEKWWRQSFSCPPYISMEVDSMDTCRQMVIHGLGWAILPAIGLRQHDQLYTRELQWTNGTPLIRKTWLIYQATSLELSAVKAFVEYLTNYAAKTSNIEK; encoded by the coding sequence ATGGATGATAAAGATTGGATTATTTTAAAAACTATTTTCGAAGAAAAAAACATTACCAAAGCTGCTGAGCGTCTTTATATGTCGCAGCCAGCCATTACTTACCGACTAAAAAATCTTGAGAAAGAATTTGGCGCAAATCTTGTCATGAGAAATCCAAATGGCATTTTAGTGACCCCTCAAGGGGAATATCTCCTGTCCTACATGAAAGAAATGTTAATAAAATTGCAAAAAACAAAAGAAAATATTAAAAACATGGAAAATAAAGTACAAGGTACATTACATTTAGGATGTTCTTCTATTTATGCTCATTATGAACTGCCACGACTACTCAAAGGCTTTCTGACTCGCTATCCTGAGGTAGAAATCTCGCTTAAAACTGGTTTAAGCCACAAAATTAATCGCTTAATACAAAAAGAAGAAATTTCACTTGCGATTATTCGCGGTGATTATGTGGGGCATGAAGAAAAACATTTACTGCGTGAAGAACCCATCTGCTTGGTATCAAAGCATCCCATTAGCTTTTACAACTTGCCTAAGCAGCCACGCATAAACTATGAAACAGACTCTACACTACAAATCCTTATTGAAAAATGGTGGCGCCAATCTTTTTCTTGTCCTCCCTACATTTCTATGGAAGTAGATAGTATGGATACTTGTCGCCAAATGGTTATCCATGGCCTTGGTTGGGCCATATTGCCTGCTATCGGATTGAGACAACATGATCAGCTTTATACCCGTGAATTACAGTGGACCAATGGAACCCCTTTAATAAGAAAAACGTGGTTAATCTATCAGGCAACATCATTGGAGCTATCCGCCGTAAAAGCATTTGTTGAATATCTAACAAATTATGCAGCAAAAACTTCTAATATTGAAAAGTAA
- a CDS encoding methyl-accepting chemotaxis protein, producing the protein MIQNTFKFRIIGLLVAFSFLSAAVIGGVSSYMNVSATKENIFSSNQTIATQISYEIERFMDDNAQLIKTLSLSPTAYSMDATKLGELLRIAQKNNPEFQTIYAMNAAGMQIAKTSSTTMNNKVNADYFKKGMADNLYFSDVYISAVSKTPTITISTPIKDPNGKILGVLAGDISLESIWKITERTKIGKSGYIDIVDSKGGLIAHPDKERVIKNESISQENYVQRVISGNNGNAETMSSVQIESLIAFSPIKTYNWGVITYLPTSEFTGNMKRALLIMAVLMLLAIIIAVATAIYVAGNMTKPLNRLVNAADKIAGGDLSQKIQVSGMLEINQLAVSLEKMREDLKNIIHEIMTSAGHVLSASEQLSTNTEQSAQATGMVADTITELAKGSDKQVSAIGTTSSVVEQVSGGIQKVSENANNMTVIADQAALAAQDGGKSVETVMKQMSVIEKTVTNSAESVMRLGQRSQKIGQIVETISGIAGQTNLLALNAAIEAARAGEQGRGFAVVAEEVRKLAEQSQGAAKQIAELIIEVQTETEKAVIAMNDGTQEVKVGSEVVHTAGQAFGKIVNLVEQVSGQVKDISAAMQQMASESEIIVDSIHDIDLVSKAASGHTQTVSATSEEQAASIEEISSASQALAKMAEELQDTVKKFKI; encoded by the coding sequence ATGATACAAAATACATTTAAATTTAGAATCATAGGACTACTTGTAGCGTTTTCTTTTTTGTCAGCAGCAGTAATTGGTGGAGTTAGTTCCTATATGAATGTTAGTGCAACTAAAGAGAACATTTTCAGTAGCAATCAAACCATTGCAACACAAATTTCTTATGAAATTGAGCGATTTATGGACGACAATGCTCAGCTAATCAAAACATTGTCTTTGTCACCGACTGCTTATTCGATGGATGCAACCAAACTAGGTGAATTGCTTAGGATTGCACAAAAAAACAATCCGGAATTCCAAACAATTTATGCTATGAATGCGGCTGGAATGCAAATTGCCAAAACATCATCAACGACTATGAACAATAAAGTCAACGCAGATTATTTTAAAAAAGGGATGGCTGATAATCTCTATTTTTCGGATGTGTACATATCAGCAGTGTCAAAAACACCGACAATTACAATTTCTACGCCAATTAAAGATCCAAACGGAAAAATTCTGGGTGTGTTAGCTGGTGATATAAGTCTCGAGAGCATTTGGAAAATTACGGAGCGGACCAAGATTGGTAAATCAGGTTATATTGATATTGTAGACAGCAAAGGAGGGTTAATTGCCCATCCTGACAAAGAAAGAGTTATCAAAAATGAAAGTATTAGCCAAGAAAACTACGTGCAAAGGGTCATATCTGGAAATAACGGCAATGCAGAAACTATGTCATCAGTCCAAATTGAATCGTTAATTGCTTTTTCTCCTATCAAAACTTACAATTGGGGAGTAATTACGTATTTACCTACAAGTGAATTTACTGGCAATATGAAGCGTGCTTTACTGATTATGGCAGTCTTAATGTTGCTTGCCATAATTATAGCGGTTGCTACAGCTATTTATGTAGCTGGAAATATGACCAAACCGCTTAATCGACTAGTGAATGCTGCTGATAAAATTGCTGGCGGTGATTTGAGTCAGAAAATACAAGTTTCTGGTATGCTTGAAATTAATCAATTGGCAGTATCACTTGAAAAAATGCGTGAAGATTTGAAGAATATTATTCATGAAATTATGACCTCAGCCGGACATGTTTTATCAGCTTCTGAGCAGCTTTCAACTAACACAGAGCAGTCAGCTCAGGCTACGGGAATGGTGGCTGATACAATAACTGAGTTGGCTAAAGGTTCTGATAAACAGGTTTCTGCAATTGGAACCACTTCTTCTGTGGTGGAGCAAGTATCAGGCGGGATTCAAAAAGTATCGGAAAATGCTAACAATATGACGGTCATAGCTGACCAGGCAGCATTAGCAGCGCAAGATGGCGGAAAATCAGTTGAGACTGTCATGAAGCAGATGAGTGTTATTGAAAAAACAGTGACTAATTCGGCAGAGTCTGTAATGAGACTTGGTCAGCGTTCTCAGAAAATTGGTCAGATTGTAGAAACGATTTCCGGTATTGCTGGGCAAACTAATTTATTAGCGCTAAATGCTGCTATAGAGGCAGCAAGGGCTGGTGAACAAGGCCGTGGTTTTGCTGTAGTAGCCGAAGAAGTACGTAAATTAGCTGAACAGTCTCAGGGAGCGGCTAAGCAAATTGCCGAATTAATTATTGAAGTTCAGACAGAGACAGAAAAAGCAGTTATTGCAATGAATGATGGGACTCAGGAGGTTAAGGTGGGCAGTGAAGTGGTTCATACTGCAGGACAGGCCTTCGGAAAAATTGTCAATTTAGTCGAGCAGGTATCAGGACAAGTCAAAGATATTTCAGCAGCGATGCAACAAATGGCCTCGGAAAGTGAAATTATTGTAGATTCGATCCATGATATTGATTTGGTCAGTAAAGCGGCATCTGGGCATACCCAAACAGTATCGGCTACTAGTGAAGAACAAGCAGCATCTATAGAGGAAATCTCCAGTGCTAGCCAAGCCTTAGCAAAAATGGCAGAAGAACTGCAAGACACAGTCAAAAAGTTTAAAATATAA
- a CDS encoding redoxin domain-containing protein produces the protein MAKLSVGDKMPNFKFNTAYETGKTIEAVLKGKVRTVFWVLRYIGCPTCRYDIHLMATRYQEFLDLDTQIFVVMQSDSANVKESLQDSGLPFEIICDTNMEIYRKLEIPATSCKEERMPTLPEDLAKLEEKRKRVKELGLVHGKYEGNEQQLPALFVTEEDGTVRYVHYAKNSIDMPTVDEMLTLLKEYN, from the coding sequence ATGGCAAAACTGTCTGTTGGCGATAAAATGCCGAATTTTAAATTTAATACAGCCTATGAGACAGGCAAAACGATAGAGGCTGTTCTTAAAGGAAAAGTGAGAACCGTTTTTTGGGTATTGCGTTACATCGGTTGCCCAACCTGCCGTTATGATATCCATCTGATGGCAACGCGCTATCAGGAATTTCTTGACCTAGATACTCAGATTTTTGTCGTAATGCAGAGTGATTCGGCCAATGTAAAGGAGAGCTTGCAGGATTCCGGTCTGCCTTTTGAAATAATTTGCGATACCAATATGGAGATTTATCGTAAGCTTGAGATTCCTGCTACGTCCTGCAAGGAGGAACGGATGCCCACGCTTCCGGAAGACCTTGCTAAATTGGAGGAGAAAAGAAAAAGGGTTAAGGAATTGGGTTTGGTGCATGGAAAGTACGAGGGAAATGAGCAGCAACTTCCCGCTTTGTTTGTGACGGAAGAGGATGGCACGGTACGTTATGTCCATTATGCCAAGAATAGCATTGATATGCCTACTGTGGATGAGATGTTGACATTATTAAAGGAATATAATTAA
- a CDS encoding PTS galactitol transporter subunit IIC has product MDLFIVFKSIIKAGPTVLLPIVIFLFAVCFRLSIGKAIQSALTVGAAFAGLKLVIEFLAKSLGPATKAMVTHMGVQLNVIDMGFATVAAIGWSSPIVPLMVLALLGTNIALLLLNKTNTLTVDIWNYHHALTVGTFVYFETDNVTVAVAAAACTGMFVYKMADWASPLVSKYYKLPGVTIPAIHALMNLPIAVPINWLFDRIPGFNKIDFNMETLRKYFGVFGQPLMIGLILGVGIGFLSGYDPYQAFGLGINMAAAMMLLPKMTHLFVEGLKPISEQARKVTDKKFKGRKILIGLDPAVLLGDAAVITTALLMVPILLGLAVIIPGNKLLPFADLAALPYKVAMVVALTNGNIFRSLILCTIAFIPYFYLGTWTAPMVTAAATAVGLGDSIPAGMMISSLTGTTMPITFIIYKVFVGNLMITVPILLGVFFAIWFFMEKKVMPKVELRDSISG; this is encoded by the coding sequence ATGGATTTGTTTATTGTTTTTAAGAGCATTATTAAGGCTGGGCCGACGGTTTTGCTTCCGATAGTTATTTTTCTATTTGCCGTTTGTTTTCGACTATCTATAGGCAAGGCAATACAAAGTGCATTAACTGTTGGCGCTGCTTTCGCAGGCTTGAAGTTAGTTATTGAGTTTTTGGCAAAAAGTTTAGGTCCTGCAACAAAAGCGATGGTTACACATATGGGCGTTCAATTGAATGTGATTGATATGGGTTTTGCCACAGTAGCTGCCATTGGCTGGAGCTCGCCTATTGTGCCCTTGATGGTTTTAGCACTTCTAGGGACGAACATTGCTTTATTGCTGCTCAATAAGACGAATACCTTAACTGTTGATATTTGGAATTATCATCATGCTCTCACTGTTGGTACTTTCGTTTACTTTGAGACAGACAACGTGACTGTTGCTGTGGCAGCAGCTGCTTGTACAGGGATGTTTGTGTATAAAATGGCGGACTGGGCTTCTCCCCTCGTAAGCAAGTATTACAAACTACCCGGTGTCACTATTCCGGCAATTCATGCCTTGATGAACTTGCCAATTGCGGTTCCGATTAATTGGCTGTTCGATCGAATACCGGGATTCAATAAGATCGATTTTAACATGGAAACGCTGCGAAAATATTTTGGCGTTTTTGGACAACCCTTGATGATAGGTTTAATTCTCGGCGTGGGTATTGGTTTTTTATCTGGCTATGATCCCTATCAAGCTTTTGGTCTAGGCATCAATATGGCGGCAGCCATGATGCTGTTGCCCAAAATGACGCATTTATTTGTCGAGGGGTTAAAACCGATTTCAGAACAAGCCAGAAAGGTGACGGACAAGAAATTTAAGGGAAGAAAGATTCTGATTGGACTCGATCCGGCTGTTCTCTTAGGTGACGCGGCTGTTATTACAACGGCATTATTGATGGTGCCGATTTTGCTTGGACTTGCTGTCATTATACCCGGTAACAAGCTTTTACCTTTTGCTGACTTAGCTGCGCTACCCTATAAGGTAGCGATGGTTGTTGCTTTGACAAATGGGAATATATTCCGAAGCCTTATTTTATGTACTATTGCTTTTATTCCTTATTTTTACCTGGGAACATGGACAGCACCCATGGTTACGGCAGCTGCAACAGCGGTCGGATTAGGTGATAGTATTCCAGCGGGCATGATGATTAGTTCGCTGACAGGTACGACGATGCCTATTACCTTTATCATTTATAAAGTATTTGTGGGAAATCTCATGATTACTGTGCCAATATTATTAGGCGTGTTTTTCGCTATCTGGTTCTTTATGGAGAAAAAAGTGATGCCAAAAGTAGAGTTAAGAGATAGTATTTCAGGTTGA
- a CDS encoding aconitate hydratase, producing MGKNLFEKIIASHLVSGTMTPGSEVGIRIDQTLTQDALGTMAYLQFEAMGVSTVKTQSVSYVDHNTLQDGFENADDHRYLQTVADKHGILYSKAGNGICHQVHLERFSRPGITLIGSDSHTPTSGAVGMVAMGVGGMDVAVAMAGGAFFFSYPKVIRVNLYGELQPWVSAKDIILEMLRTLTTKGNVGTVVEYAGPGLAQLTVPERSTITNMGAELGVTTSIFPSDELTRTFFKAQGREDDWCELGPDKDAHYDRVIDIDLATLVPSVACPHSPDNVRTIRQIAGLKVDQVLIGSCTNSSYRDVMMVASMLKGKHIHPHVSLGIAPGSKQVLSMIAKNGALSDLVAAGARILESTCGFCVGCGQAPQTHAVSLRTNNRNFEGRSGTKDAQVYLVSPETAVAAALNGVVTDPRDLNLPYPKIVLPPIYDIDDSMIIKPSNDLVVDVYRGPNIGDPPKNTAMPTDLKAKVAIKVGDKITTDHIMPAGPFLKYRSNVPKYSNYVFYHMNPEFPAKCRNNREQGFASIIVAGLSYGQGSSREHAALCPMYLGVRVLLAKSAERIHSANLINFGILQLTFVDEADYDRIDVDDELTIDNIHEAVKQEIVIVRNVTKGLDMKTSCNLTPRQRDIVLSGGLLNYTSKAK from the coding sequence ATGGGTAAAAATTTATTTGAAAAAATTATTGCTTCACATTTAGTGTCAGGTACTATGACACCAGGCAGTGAGGTTGGCATTCGGATTGATCAGACGCTTACGCAGGATGCTTTAGGGACAATGGCTTATCTTCAATTTGAAGCGATGGGAGTTTCGACTGTAAAGACCCAGTCAGTTTCCTATGTGGACCACAATACGTTGCAGGACGGCTTTGAAAATGCCGATGATCATCGTTATCTTCAGACTGTTGCCGATAAACATGGTATTTTATATTCAAAAGCAGGTAACGGAATTTGCCATCAGGTTCACTTGGAACGGTTCAGCCGCCCCGGTATTACTCTTATTGGCTCTGACAGTCACACACCCACTTCCGGTGCAGTCGGTATGGTTGCCATGGGAGTAGGCGGGATGGATGTTGCGGTGGCCATGGCAGGAGGGGCTTTCTTTTTCAGTTATCCCAAGGTGATTCGCGTGAATTTGTATGGAGAATTGCAGCCCTGGGTTTCGGCCAAAGATATTATTTTAGAAATGCTTCGCACTCTGACAACAAAAGGTAATGTCGGCACAGTTGTCGAGTATGCTGGACCAGGCTTAGCTCAATTGACAGTGCCGGAGCGTTCGACAATCACCAATATGGGGGCAGAACTCGGTGTTACGACATCTATTTTTCCCAGTGATGAACTGACTAGAACATTTTTTAAAGCGCAAGGTCGTGAAGACGATTGGTGTGAATTAGGGCCTGATAAAGATGCTCATTATGATCGTGTCATTGATATTGATTTAGCGACGCTTGTGCCAAGTGTAGCCTGTCCTCATTCACCTGACAATGTTCGTACGATTCGTCAAATAGCTGGTCTAAAGGTTGACCAAGTATTAATTGGCAGCTGTACTAACTCCTCTTATCGTGATGTCATGATGGTAGCATCTATGCTTAAAGGCAAACATATTCATCCTCATGTCAGTCTGGGGATTGCACCAGGCAGTAAACAAGTCTTATCGATGATTGCCAAAAACGGTGCACTGAGCGATCTTGTTGCTGCTGGAGCACGTATTTTGGAAAGCACTTGTGGATTTTGCGTAGGCTGTGGGCAAGCACCGCAGACGCATGCTGTATCCCTTCGTACAAATAATCGCAATTTTGAAGGACGAAGCGGTACCAAAGATGCTCAGGTATATTTGGTGAGTCCGGAAACAGCCGTAGCCGCGGCTCTTAATGGTGTTGTAACTGATCCGCGTGATTTGAATCTTCCTTATCCTAAAATCGTTTTGCCGCCTATCTATGATATTGATGACAGCATGATTATTAAACCGTCCAATGATTTAGTAGTTGACGTATACCGTGGTCCCAATATTGGTGATCCACCGAAAAATACAGCTATGCCAACAGACTTAAAGGCGAAAGTAGCGATTAAAGTGGGCGATAAAATTACAACAGATCATATTATGCCTGCCGGTCCATTTTTGAAATACCGTTCAAATGTTCCGAAGTATAGCAATTATGTATTCTATCATATGAATCCGGAGTTTCCGGCCAAATGCCGAAATAACCGTGAACAAGGATTTGCCTCGATAATTGTAGCCGGTCTTAGTTATGGTCAGGGCTCATCACGTGAACATGCCGCATTGTGTCCTATGTATTTGGGAGTAAGAGTACTGTTAGCCAAGAGTGCCGAACGTATTCATTCAGCCAATTTGATTAATTTTGGCATACTTCAACTTACTTTTGTTGATGAGGCGGACTACGACCGCATCGATGTTGACGATGAATTGACGATTGACAACATTCATGAGGCAGTCAAGCAGGAAATCGTAATTGTGCGCAATGTTACAAAGGGGCTTGATATGAAAACTTCTTGCAATCTTACACCGCGTCAACGGGATATTGTGTTAAGCGGCGGATTGTTAAATTATACAAGTAAAGCCAAATAG